A window of the Microbacterium sp. LWH13-1.2 genome harbors these coding sequences:
- a CDS encoding NAD(P)/FAD-dependent oxidoreductase: MAEITRDVLIVGAGAAGLTAANDLRKAGLSVAVLEARDRVGGRLWTDVIDGAMLEIGGQWVSPDQDALKDTIEELGLETYSRYREGDSVYVGPDGQTHRFTGEMFPVSAATEAVIAEITERLDAMVAEIDPDRPWEHANAEEWDSITWDAWLRAQTDDDEAVRNLAFATGSAMLTKPTHSFSLLQSLLMAASAGSYSNLVDADFILDKRVVGGLQKVPLLLAERLGDDVYLDQPVRSLEWGADGVTATTDELTVRARFAILAHAPVLYSRIAFVPPLPRRQHQMHQHISMGFVIKVHAVYDRPFWREQGLSGTAFSPYELAHEAYDNTNHADERGTLVGFVSDQNADDLFTLTAEERKERILESLSHYYGPEAKNPVVYYESDWGTEEWTRGAYAASFDMGGLHRYGADLRSAVGPIHFACSDLAGAGYQHVDGAIRMGHLVASNIVDSSRAAGDTAEVG; the protein is encoded by the coding sequence ATGGCTGAGATCACCCGTGACGTGCTGATCGTCGGTGCGGGAGCCGCAGGGCTCACGGCGGCGAACGACCTGCGCAAGGCCGGCTTGTCGGTCGCCGTCCTGGAGGCCCGCGACCGCGTCGGAGGCCGTCTGTGGACCGATGTCATCGACGGCGCCATGCTCGAGATCGGCGGACAGTGGGTCTCGCCCGATCAGGACGCGCTGAAGGACACCATCGAAGAGCTGGGGCTCGAGACCTACAGCCGCTACCGCGAGGGCGACAGCGTGTACGTCGGCCCCGACGGTCAGACGCACCGCTTCACCGGCGAGATGTTCCCGGTGTCGGCTGCGACCGAGGCGGTCATCGCCGAGATCACCGAACGACTCGACGCCATGGTCGCCGAGATCGACCCCGATCGCCCGTGGGAGCACGCGAACGCCGAAGAGTGGGACTCGATCACGTGGGATGCCTGGCTGCGAGCGCAGACCGACGACGACGAGGCCGTGCGCAACCTGGCCTTCGCCACGGGATCCGCGATGCTCACCAAGCCCACGCACTCGTTCTCGCTGCTGCAGTCGCTGCTGATGGCGGCATCCGCCGGTTCGTACTCGAATCTCGTCGATGCCGACTTCATCCTCGACAAGCGCGTCGTGGGCGGCCTGCAGAAGGTGCCGCTGCTGCTGGCCGAGCGCCTCGGCGACGACGTCTACCTCGACCAGCCGGTGCGCTCGCTCGAGTGGGGCGCCGACGGCGTGACCGCCACGACCGACGAGCTCACCGTGCGCGCGCGGTTCGCGATCCTCGCACATGCGCCGGTGCTCTACAGTCGCATCGCCTTCGTGCCGCCGCTGCCACGTCGCCAGCACCAGATGCACCAACACATCTCGATGGGCTTCGTCATCAAGGTGCACGCCGTCTACGACCGCCCGTTCTGGCGCGAGCAGGGCCTCAGCGGCACTGCGTTCAGCCCGTACGAGCTGGCGCACGAGGCGTACGACAACACGAATCACGCAGATGAGCGGGGCACCCTGGTCGGCTTCGTCAGCGACCAGAACGCCGATGACCTCTTCACTCTCACGGCAGAGGAGCGCAAGGAGCGCATCCTCGAGTCGCTGTCGCACTACTACGGACCCGAGGCAAAGAACCCCGTCGTCTACTACGAGAGCGACTGGGGCACCGAGGAGTGGACGCGCGGCGCGTACGCGGCGAGCTTCGACATGGGGGGTCTGCACCGCTACGGCGCAGACCTGCGCTCGGCCGTCGGCCCGATCCACTTCGCGTGCAGCGATCTCGCGGGCGCCGGCTACCAGCACGTCGACGGTGCGATCCGCATGGGCCACCTCGTGGCCTCGAACATCGTCGACTCGAGCCGCGCCGCCGGCGACACCGCTGAGGTCGGCTGA
- a CDS encoding acyltransferase family protein, producing the protein MTSPLTEATPDRLEWADTARGLSVTLIVILHLWAIHLTYWITDTTVMRVLADVIEWTGPLRIPLFFFVSGFLASRSLRKPWRQAWRGRVLSVAYLYIGWVSFSTAFLWIENRAHNQPTENPVVTIAQNLFAPQTHLWYLWALIVLFMLVWATRAVPGWIMLAVAAALSISAPFFLEHPFLQVGSATVFYVAGARFPAITGWLSSRRKVWIFAGAASIYIVSMLLGPTDPYGVADPFTSSVGVAAMVALLAVVSHQRWTGVLKLIGRNTLPVFILNPFVFILLNELLLNDSTLAAWLHDHPRGAGLYVACIIVATIAGSIGIKLGADRIGLRWLFAMPTSWFSGTRVRRA; encoded by the coding sequence GTGACCTCCCCCCTCACAGAAGCGACCCCCGATCGTCTCGAATGGGCCGACACCGCGCGAGGCCTCAGTGTCACGCTCATCGTCATCCTCCACCTCTGGGCCATTCACCTGACCTACTGGATCACCGACACGACCGTGATGCGCGTGCTCGCCGACGTCATCGAATGGACGGGACCGCTGCGGATCCCCCTGTTCTTCTTCGTCTCGGGCTTCCTGGCATCTCGATCGCTCCGCAAGCCGTGGCGTCAGGCCTGGCGCGGACGAGTGCTCAGCGTCGCCTACCTCTACATCGGCTGGGTGTCGTTCTCGACGGCGTTCCTCTGGATCGAGAATCGCGCGCACAATCAACCCACTGAGAACCCGGTCGTCACGATCGCGCAGAACCTGTTCGCACCGCAGACGCATCTCTGGTACCTGTGGGCGCTCATCGTGCTCTTCATGCTGGTCTGGGCGACGAGAGCAGTGCCCGGATGGATCATGCTGGCCGTGGCCGCCGCCCTCAGCATCTCGGCTCCCTTCTTCCTGGAGCATCCGTTCCTGCAGGTGGGCTCCGCGACCGTCTTCTACGTCGCCGGGGCGCGGTTCCCCGCCATAACGGGGTGGCTGTCGTCTCGACGGAAGGTCTGGATCTTCGCCGGCGCTGCGAGCATATACATCGTCTCCATGCTTCTCGGCCCCACGGACCCGTACGGCGTCGCCGACCCGTTCACCTCCAGCGTCGGCGTGGCCGCCATGGTGGCGCTCCTCGCCGTGGTGTCGCACCAGCGATGGACCGGGGTGCTGAAGCTCATCGGTCGCAACACGCTGCCGGTCTTCATCCTGAATCCGTTCGTCTTCATCCTGCTCAACGAGCTGCTCCTGAACGATTCGACTCTCGCCGCCTGGTTGCACGATCACCCCCGAGGAGCCGGCCTCTACGTCGCGTGCATCATCGTCGCGACGATCGCGGGGAGCATCGGCATCAAGCTGGGGGCCGATCGGATCGGCCTGAGGTGGCTGTTCGCGATGCCGACCAGCTGGTTCTCGGGAACGCGCGTCCGTCGCGCCTGA
- a CDS encoding PucR family transcriptional regulator ligand-binding domain-containing protein, protein MDAAEQPTLRALLSRRDLGLGLVSAETDLPLGAVDRPLRWVHSSDLADPTPFLAEDLALLTTGTQFDAGIDVELYVGRLSDRGVLGLGFGTDVHRAGIPDELVTECARRGIPLFEVPYRTPFIAVARAHSEAIAAQAYARRSWALDTQRALALAALRPHGLDATVAELGRRLGVWVGMYDASGALQLSHPRASVSTDRLTALGERATEILTRGLESGQSLTIDEQTFMLFTVGRGGQLRGVIALAVDALDSEARTVVTSVIAMAGLALEQSDQLARSRRKLNSQLLGSLLDDDASLARRVLGSMPAAPVVVAIAADAPTGPLTDWWERRRSEHGTASFLAESPDGVVLCVSMADDALLDEIAIRFGIRIGASGSESYDAFSRAHAQALAALRQQSDAGVFHFADAAGSSILSALATDEARLVAESRLAPLRDHDARSGGDLENSLRVWLEHDARAEPAAAALGVHRHTLRSRIAQAGALLGSDLSSFPARAELWALLQTARD, encoded by the coding sequence ATGGATGCCGCCGAGCAGCCCACTCTTCGCGCACTCCTCAGCCGTCGCGACCTCGGTCTGGGCCTCGTCTCGGCAGAGACCGATCTCCCGCTCGGCGCGGTGGATCGTCCACTGCGCTGGGTGCACAGCTCCGACCTCGCCGACCCCACGCCCTTCCTCGCGGAAGACCTCGCACTGCTGACAACCGGCACTCAGTTCGACGCCGGCATCGACGTCGAGCTGTACGTCGGGCGCCTCTCCGACCGAGGTGTGCTCGGCCTCGGTTTCGGCACGGACGTGCACCGCGCCGGCATCCCCGACGAGCTCGTCACCGAGTGCGCGCGCCGAGGCATCCCGCTGTTCGAGGTGCCCTACCGCACGCCGTTCATCGCCGTCGCCCGCGCGCATTCCGAGGCGATCGCGGCACAGGCGTACGCCCGCAGGTCATGGGCGCTCGACACGCAGCGCGCACTGGCACTCGCCGCGCTCCGCCCGCATGGACTGGACGCGACGGTCGCCGAGCTCGGCCGCCGCCTCGGAGTCTGGGTCGGCATGTACGACGCATCCGGCGCTCTGCAGCTGTCGCATCCCCGGGCGTCCGTCTCGACGGACCGCCTGACAGCACTCGGCGAGCGCGCCACCGAGATCCTCACCCGCGGCCTCGAATCCGGGCAGTCGCTCACGATCGACGAACAGACGTTCATGCTGTTCACGGTCGGGCGCGGCGGGCAGCTGCGGGGTGTGATCGCGCTCGCGGTCGACGCACTCGATTCCGAGGCCCGCACGGTCGTGACCTCCGTGATCGCCATGGCCGGGCTCGCACTCGAGCAGAGCGACCAGCTCGCCCGCAGCAGGCGGAAGCTGAACTCCCAGCTGCTGGGCTCGCTGCTCGATGACGACGCTTCCCTCGCCAGGAGAGTGCTCGGCAGCATGCCCGCGGCACCCGTCGTGGTGGCGATCGCCGCCGACGCCCCGACCGGCCCACTGACCGACTGGTGGGAGCGACGGCGCTCCGAGCACGGGACCGCGAGCTTCCTCGCGGAGTCCCCGGACGGCGTCGTGCTGTGCGTCTCGATGGCCGACGACGCGCTGCTCGACGAGATCGCGATCCGCTTCGGCATCCGCATCGGTGCCTCCGGTTCGGAGTCGTACGACGCGTTCTCGCGGGCGCACGCTCAGGCGCTCGCGGCGCTGCGCCAGCAGTCGGATGCGGGGGTGTTCCACTTCGCGGACGCGGCAGGGTCCAGCATCCTCAGCGCGCTGGCGACCGACGAGGCGCGCCTGGTCGCCGAGTCGCGCCTCGCCCCGCTGCGCGACCACGACGCGCGATCGGGCGGCGACCTCGAAAACTCTCTGCGTGTGTGGCTCGAGCACGATGCCAGAGCCGAGCCTGCGGCGGCTGCTCTCGGGGTGCACCGCCACACCCTCCGGTCGCGCATCGCGCAGGCGGGTGCGCTGCTCGGCTCCGACCTGTCGTCGTTCCCCGCCCGCGCCGAACTGTGGGCGCTGCTGCAGACCGCGCGGGACTGA
- a CDS encoding amino acid permease produces MSTQPESQWDRPVSPETSAGFAGANPRTKKLRSRHVTMITLGGIIGASLFVGSGNVIRAVGPAAVLSYLIGGLLVFLAMRMLGEMAASRPAIGSFMEYARVGLGNWAAYLVGWLYWYFWVGVLAYEAVLGGETMASWFPAVPSWAWSLILIAIFVGTNVISVRTFGEVEFWLASIKVLAIVVFLGAGLLFAFGLWPNSEVSVSNLWEHGGFAPNGYGVAFTGVALVIFSYFGTEIAVMASAESEDPAKGIRQATSTIIWRILLFFVGSVLIIVTVVPWDELPVPTDVANAPFTYALEQFGIPGASIIMQLVIFTAVISVLNSGLYSASRMFSALAEQGFAPKIMTRKSKSGVPVMALLASTIGGLIATLVNFFTPGSGIFDFIMNSAGLVALFVYVFIALTQWRLRQKMTPEEVANLKLKMWLHPWLNIVLITCIAAVLVVMLTTEGGRTQVWTSLIATGVLVLFWPFVRRNLAKRNAAQATETSGSDAVAT; encoded by the coding sequence ATGTCGACGCAACCGGAATCGCAGTGGGATCGGCCCGTCTCTCCTGAGACGTCGGCCGGTTTCGCGGGCGCGAACCCGCGCACGAAGAAGCTGCGGTCCCGTCACGTCACGATGATCACGCTCGGCGGGATCATCGGCGCGAGCCTGTTCGTCGGATCGGGCAACGTCATCCGCGCCGTGGGGCCCGCCGCCGTGCTGTCGTACCTGATCGGCGGCCTGCTGGTATTCCTGGCGATGCGGATGCTCGGCGAGATGGCGGCATCGCGTCCGGCCATCGGCTCGTTCATGGAATACGCGAGGGTCGGCCTCGGCAACTGGGCCGCCTACCTCGTGGGCTGGCTGTACTGGTACTTCTGGGTCGGCGTTCTCGCCTACGAGGCGGTCCTCGGCGGCGAGACGATGGCCAGCTGGTTCCCGGCGGTGCCGTCCTGGGCCTGGTCTCTGATCCTCATCGCGATCTTCGTCGGAACCAACGTCATCTCGGTCCGCACGTTCGGCGAGGTCGAGTTCTGGCTCGCCAGCATCAAGGTGCTCGCGATCGTCGTGTTCCTCGGCGCCGGTCTGCTCTTCGCCTTCGGACTCTGGCCGAACTCCGAGGTCTCGGTGTCGAACCTCTGGGAGCACGGCGGCTTCGCCCCGAACGGCTACGGCGTCGCCTTCACCGGTGTCGCGCTGGTGATCTTCTCGTACTTCGGCACGGAGATCGCCGTGATGGCGTCGGCCGAGTCCGAGGACCCTGCCAAGGGCATCCGTCAGGCGACGAGCACGATCATCTGGCGCATCCTGCTGTTCTTCGTCGGATCCGTGCTCATCATCGTCACCGTCGTGCCGTGGGACGAGCTCCCCGTGCCGACCGACGTCGCGAACGCGCCGTTCACGTACGCGCTCGAGCAGTTCGGCATCCCCGGCGCGAGCATCATCATGCAGCTCGTCATCTTCACCGCCGTGATCTCGGTGCTGAACTCCGGCCTGTACTCCGCATCGCGCATGTTCTCGGCTCTGGCCGAGCAGGGCTTCGCGCCGAAGATCATGACGAGGAAGTCGAAGAGCGGCGTGCCCGTCATGGCGCTGCTCGCCTCGACCATCGGCGGCCTCATCGCCACCCTCGTCAACTTCTTCACTCCCGGTTCGGGCATCTTCGACTTCATCATGAACTCCGCCGGTCTCGTCGCGCTGTTCGTCTACGTCTTCATCGCGCTGACCCAGTGGCGGCTGCGTCAGAAGATGACGCCGGAGGAGGTCGCGAACCTCAAGCTGAAGATGTGGCTGCACCCGTGGCTCAACATCGTGCTGATCACCTGCATCGCCGCGGTGCTCGTGGTCATGCTCACGACCGAGGGCGGACGCACCCAGGTCTGGACGAGCCTCATCGCCACCGGCGTGCTCGTGCTCTTCTGGCCGTTCGTGCGTCGCAACCTCGCCAAGCGCAACGCCGCACAGGCGACCGAGACATCGGGAAGCGACGCCGTCGCGACCTGA
- a CDS encoding universal stress protein, giving the protein MTGAVVVGYTATDAGADAAALGARLARSLGAVLHLVIVLPSEGTRSAAVPPERAYEDHIRRQAKEWLEDAVVRLPQELTRTGHVRFGESFAEGLIAAGEEFDARLIVIGTAGGSIFGRHRLGSVASELLHSSTIPVALAPAGTADEDDHVLPRVTAAVGNRAGADNLLDEAAAIATESRVGLRLVSLVPFDVPPGLDTGAIRVVGEAHANDVLAVAKSLLPEELKAEVEEAPGDSVEDAVANLSWLPGEVVLVGSSRLAQPRRLFLGSTAAKMLHELPVPMIVVPRTRAEAGDR; this is encoded by the coding sequence ATGACCGGTGCAGTCGTCGTCGGCTACACGGCGACGGATGCGGGTGCGGATGCCGCGGCTCTCGGTGCGCGGCTCGCACGCAGCCTCGGGGCTGTTCTGCACCTCGTGATCGTGCTGCCCTCGGAGGGCACCCGCAGCGCGGCGGTGCCTCCGGAGCGGGCCTACGAGGACCACATCCGCCGCCAGGCGAAGGAGTGGCTCGAGGATGCGGTCGTGCGCCTGCCGCAGGAGCTCACCCGTACGGGGCACGTGCGCTTCGGTGAGTCCTTCGCCGAGGGGCTTATCGCCGCGGGTGAGGAGTTCGACGCCCGGCTGATCGTCATCGGGACCGCCGGCGGCAGCATCTTCGGCCGCCACCGTCTCGGCAGCGTCGCCTCGGAGCTGCTGCACTCGTCGACCATCCCCGTCGCACTCGCCCCGGCGGGAACCGCCGACGAGGACGACCACGTCCTGCCTCGGGTGACGGCAGCCGTCGGCAATCGCGCAGGAGCAGACAACCTGCTCGACGAGGCTGCGGCGATCGCGACCGAGTCCCGTGTCGGTCTGCGTCTGGTCTCACTCGTGCCGTTCGACGTGCCGCCCGGTCTCGACACCGGTGCGATCCGCGTGGTCGGAGAGGCGCACGCGAACGACGTGCTCGCGGTGGCCAAGAGCCTGCTGCCCGAAGAGCTGAAGGCCGAGGTCGAAGAGGCACCGGGTGACAGCGTCGAGGATGCCGTCGCGAACCTCTCCTGGCTGCCCGGCGAGGTCGTCCTCGTCGGCTCCAGCCGTCTGGCGCAGCCGCGCCGCCTGTTCCTGGGCTCCACCGCAGCGAAGATGCTGCACGAACTGCCCGTACCGATGATCGTCGTCCCGCGCACCCGCGCCGAAGCAGGAGACCGCTGA
- the gabT gene encoding 4-aminobutyrate--2-oxoglutarate transaminase, which produces MALLDNAAVAVPLGGPELPQERRLVTDLPGPRSAEILARKADAVAAGVGHTVPVAAVAAGGGVVVDADGNSLIDLGSGIAVTTVGNAHPKVAAAVAAQAAQFTHTCFMISPYESYIEVAEALNRLTPGDFAKKSALFNSGAEAVENAIKIARKHTGRQAVVAFDHGYHGRTNLTMALTAKSMPYKSGFGPFAPEVYRAPMSYPFRDGLAGPEAASRVILQLEKQIGADNLAAVIIEPIQGEGGFIVPAEGFLPAIAEWCRANGVVFIADEVQTGFARTGHMFASEIFGVEPDLITTAKGIAGGLPLAAVTGRAEIMDASHSGGLGGTYGGNPIACAAALAAIDVFENDGVIERAREIGEILTQRLGAMQQKDARIGDIRGHGAMIAAEFVDPETKAPDAALTAAVAKACVAQGVIVLTCGTYGNVIRFLPPLAIGDDLLNEGLDVVAAALAAA; this is translated from the coding sequence ATGGCACTCCTCGACAACGCAGCTGTTGCAGTTCCCCTCGGCGGACCCGAGCTCCCCCAGGAGCGTCGCCTCGTGACAGACCTTCCCGGCCCCCGGTCGGCGGAGATCCTCGCACGCAAGGCAGACGCCGTGGCAGCGGGTGTCGGGCACACTGTTCCCGTCGCAGCCGTCGCCGCAGGCGGAGGAGTGGTCGTCGACGCCGACGGCAACTCGCTCATCGACCTCGGATCCGGCATCGCCGTGACTACGGTCGGCAACGCGCACCCGAAGGTCGCCGCAGCCGTCGCCGCGCAGGCCGCGCAGTTCACGCACACCTGCTTCATGATCTCGCCGTACGAGTCGTACATCGAGGTCGCCGAGGCCCTCAACCGCCTCACCCCCGGCGACTTCGCGAAGAAGAGCGCGCTGTTCAACTCCGGCGCCGAGGCCGTCGAGAACGCGATCAAGATCGCCCGCAAGCACACCGGTCGCCAGGCGGTCGTCGCCTTCGACCACGGCTACCACGGCCGCACCAACCTCACCATGGCGCTGACGGCCAAGTCGATGCCCTACAAGAGCGGGTTCGGCCCGTTCGCGCCCGAGGTGTACCGCGCTCCGATGTCGTACCCGTTCCGCGACGGGCTCGCAGGCCCCGAGGCGGCATCCCGCGTCATCCTCCAACTCGAGAAGCAGATCGGCGCCGACAACCTCGCCGCCGTGATCATCGAGCCGATCCAGGGCGAGGGCGGCTTCATCGTCCCCGCCGAGGGGTTCCTGCCGGCGATCGCCGAGTGGTGCCGCGCCAACGGCGTCGTCTTCATCGCCGACGAGGTGCAGACGGGCTTCGCCCGCACCGGCCACATGTTCGCGAGCGAGATCTTCGGCGTCGAGCCCGACCTCATCACCACGGCCAAGGGCATCGCGGGCGGCCTGCCGCTCGCCGCCGTCACCGGCCGCGCAGAGATCATGGACGCCTCGCACTCGGGCGGCCTCGGCGGAACCTACGGCGGCAACCCGATCGCGTGCGCGGCAGCCCTCGCGGCGATCGACGTCTTCGAGAACGACGGTGTGATCGAGCGGGCGCGCGAGATCGGCGAGATCCTCACGCAGCGCCTCGGCGCGATGCAGCAGAAGGACGCCCGCATCGGCGACATCCGCGGACACGGCGCGATGATCGCTGCCGAGTTCGTCGATCCCGAGACCAAGGCGCCGGATGCCGCACTCACCGCAGCCGTCGCCAAGGCATGCGTCGCCCAGGGCGTGATCGTCCTCACCTGCGGCACCTACGGCAACGTCATCCGCTTCCTGCCGCCTCTCGCGATCGGCGACGATCTGCTGAACGAGGGCCTCGACGTCGTCGCTGCGGCGCTCGCTGCGGCCTGA
- a CDS encoding TetR/AcrR family transcriptional regulator: MSTDEQQAAPARRPRGPYATGQARRQAIVDEALAVFSRTGFHGGSLREIAKRVGVTPAGLLHHFAGKEELFAEVIHQRDEKVREAAGDPAEHALIEQAKRVVAHNQTSRGLTSLYAIVSAEATDPDHPSHADFAARYRDRAAEAEEILRRGQADGEVRADVDPALAARLISAVMDGIQLQWLLDDSVDMVALFEEFVGRYLHPAEGTDG; encoded by the coding sequence ATGAGCACGGATGAGCAGCAGGCGGCGCCGGCGCGCAGGCCCCGAGGCCCGTATGCCACGGGGCAGGCGCGCCGGCAGGCGATCGTCGACGAAGCTCTCGCGGTGTTCTCCCGCACGGGATTCCACGGCGGATCCCTGCGGGAGATCGCGAAGCGCGTGGGTGTGACGCCCGCCGGCCTGCTGCACCACTTCGCCGGCAAGGAGGAGCTCTTCGCCGAGGTGATCCACCAGCGCGACGAGAAGGTGCGGGAGGCGGCAGGGGATCCTGCGGAGCATGCGCTGATCGAGCAGGCGAAGCGGGTCGTCGCGCACAACCAGACCTCGCGGGGGCTGACCTCGTTGTACGCGATCGTCTCGGCGGAGGCGACCGACCCCGATCATCCGTCGCACGCCGACTTCGCCGCCCGCTATCGAGACAGGGCGGCCGAGGCCGAGGAGATCCTGCGACGTGGCCAGGCGGACGGAGAGGTCCGTGCCGACGTCGACCCCGCGCTGGCGGCACGACTGATCAGCGCGGTCATGGACGGAATCCAGCTGCAGTGGCTCCTGGACGACTCCGTCGACATGGTCGCCCTCTTCGAGGAGTTCGTCGGACGCTACCTGCATCCCGCCGAGGGGACGGACGGCTGA
- a CDS encoding glucoamylase family protein, with amino-acid sequence MKRWMSAVATAGLVVAGLSLAGPATAGAGRPGAEDLNRWATDTWRSLDAMTDEQTGLPADNVTGDLETPGDYTSPTNIGGYLWSTVTARDLGIIADDEARTRLSTTLDTLAGLERNDASGMFYNWYSPTTGEKLTTWPDSGDAVHPFLSTVDNGWLAAALRIVREAEPELATEADALYDSMDFGAFFDPAGAAGLPAGTNRGGFWDAAPPDCSVEAPMYNGSGETVYYTCHHYDTTVSESRIATYLGIANGQIPATALYGTHRTMPPGCDWAWQEQLPRGEYRTYDGVEVWEGVYDYAGMSFVPSWGGSMFESLMPDLLVPETKWGPQSWKLNHPITVAVQKQHGLDEAGYGFWGFSPASDPFGGYAEYGVDVAGMRSDGYTSDAEKTDVDIDRPGCTTGTNPAPEFGDGVVTPHAAFLALPYDRKGALSNLHGIENELHAYGPGGFYDAVAVESGTIAERYLSLDQSMIMAAIGNELTKDTLKDYFVDREMEQRLRPAMKQQVFGSSWGSGNSHG; translated from the coding sequence ATGAAGCGATGGATGAGCGCAGTGGCGACCGCCGGACTGGTGGTCGCGGGACTGAGTCTCGCCGGGCCCGCGACAGCTGGCGCAGGGCGCCCGGGCGCCGAGGATCTGAACCGCTGGGCGACGGACACCTGGCGATCACTGGATGCGATGACGGATGAGCAGACGGGCCTGCCGGCAGACAACGTGACGGGTGATCTCGAGACGCCGGGCGACTACACGTCGCCGACGAACATCGGCGGCTACCTGTGGTCGACCGTGACGGCTCGCGACCTGGGGATCATCGCCGACGACGAGGCGCGCACCCGCTTGTCGACCACGCTCGACACCCTCGCAGGGCTCGAGCGAAACGACGCGAGCGGCATGTTCTACAACTGGTACTCGCCGACGACGGGCGAGAAGCTGACGACCTGGCCCGACTCGGGTGACGCCGTGCACCCGTTCCTCAGCACGGTGGACAACGGATGGCTCGCGGCGGCGCTGCGCATCGTCCGCGAGGCGGAGCCGGAGCTCGCGACCGAGGCCGACGCACTGTACGACTCGATGGACTTCGGTGCGTTCTTCGATCCTGCAGGCGCCGCAGGCCTGCCCGCGGGCACGAACCGCGGCGGGTTCTGGGATGCGGCGCCGCCCGACTGCAGTGTCGAGGCACCCATGTACAACGGCTCGGGGGAGACCGTGTACTACACGTGTCACCACTACGACACGACCGTGAGCGAGAGCCGCATCGCGACCTATCTCGGCATCGCCAACGGACAGATCCCCGCCACGGCGCTCTACGGGACGCATCGCACCATGCCGCCCGGATGCGACTGGGCGTGGCAGGAGCAGCTACCGCGCGGCGAGTACCGCACCTACGACGGCGTCGAGGTCTGGGAAGGCGTGTACGACTACGCCGGGATGTCGTTCGTCCCGAGCTGGGGCGGCAGCATGTTCGAGTCGCTGATGCCCGATCTCCTGGTGCCGGAGACCAAATGGGGACCGCAGTCGTGGAAGCTCAACCACCCGATCACGGTCGCCGTGCAGAAGCAGCACGGGCTCGACGAGGCGGGGTACGGCTTCTGGGGCTTCTCGCCCGCGAGTGATCCCTTCGGCGGGTACGCCGAGTACGGAGTCGACGTCGCCGGCATGCGGTCCGACGGCTACACCTCGGACGCCGAGAAGACCGATGTCGACATCGACCGGCCGGGGTGCACGACAGGAACGAATCCGGCCCCGGAGTTCGGCGACGGCGTGGTGACGCCTCATGCGGCCTTCCTCGCGCTGCCGTACGACCGGAAGGGTGCCCTCAGCAACCTGCACGGCATCGAGAACGAGCTCCACGCGTACGGCCCCGGTGGCTTCTACGATGCCGTCGCCGTCGAGAGCGGCACGATCGCCGAACGGTACCTGTCGCTCGATCAGTCGATGATCATGGCGGCGATCGGCAACGAGCTGACCAAAGATACACTCAAGGACTACTTCGTGGACCGCGAGATGGAACAGCGCCTGCGGCCCGCCATGAAACAACAGGTATTCGGCTCGTCATGGGGATCGGGGAACAGCCACGGCTGA